In the genome of Fructilactobacillus hinvesii, the window AATGTTATCCGCTACGTTAATCATGATGGTATTAATGATAATTCCAAACATGAATAACATTCCCGTTGCCGTGTAATGATCAAACGCCACCCCGTAAAACACTCGAGCAAAAATCCAAAAAATCCCCAGTAACGTAACTAATAAAATCAAGGCAACCGCCACGATGATGGTCGGCAAATTTCGCCAGTAAATATTTCGATAGAACGAGTTCACGGAATTATTCCGAGTTTTGATGAAGAAAATGGTAAACAAAATTGAGCCCATGATGGTCCCTAAAATAATGGTTCCAGTGGCAATCGAATAGTCCCCAGTTAATGGGATTAGTCGTGCCTGGTTCAGCGTACAATAAGTAAAAAAGATGAGGGCCATCAAAATCGCTGGAATGATGTTCCACCAGTAGGACACGTTCCAAAAGGAAGTACTCTGCGTCCCCTGTTTCTCTAACTGAATCCCATTCTTATCGACCTGGAGGGTGAATTTTTCACCTGCTTCTAATTTCAGTTTTTGGGCCGTTTGCTCTGGAATTTCAAAGTAATACTTGGATGACTTCATTATTTAAACCCTTCTAAGTTTAGATAGAATCAAATCGTTATTCCAAATTATACCCTATCTCAACCAGAACGAAAAATCACGGATTATCATAAAGATAATCCGTGATTTTAGTCAGCATTAAAGCTTAATCATTTTAATTAGAGTTGTGCAATCCAGCGATCAGCTCCAGCAAAGTTAATGTAGTGTAACCACTTGTAACCATTAGCTTCCTTGATCGCATCGTAATTAATCGTGTCACCAGCTTGTAATTGGCCAGTAACTCCAGCACTTAAACTAGCATCCGTCCGAACGTTTTGTTCGTAGTGAACCGTGTAAGTTCCATTTACTTTTACCGTAGCACCGTCTCCACTGTCATTGTTAGCAGGAGTAGTTGGTACGGGAGCAGCAGTGGCTTGACTGCCACCGTTTAAGTCAGCTACCCACCGTGCTTGTCCAGCATAGTTATCGTAGTGTAACCACTTGTAACCATCGGCTTCCCGGGTGCCATTGTAGTAAATCGTGTCACCAGCTTGTAACTGACCAGTAACTCCAGCACTTAAACTAGCGTCATTGCGCACGTTTTGGGTTCCGCTCAACGTGTAACTACCACTTTCTTGATCATTGTTAGTGGTTTGCTTGTTTTCACTAGGAGCAGGCGTTGGTTGCGCTTCTGGTTGGCTAGTACTGTTTAAGTCAGCCACCCACCGGTCTTGTCCAGCGTAGTTGTTGTAGTGAAGCCACTTGTAGCCATCAGAGTCCCGCGTGCCATCGTAGTAAATGGTATCGCCGGCTTGTAATTGACCAGTAACTCCAGCACTTAAACTAGCGTCATTGCGCACGTTTTGAGTCCCACTTAACGTGTAACTACCACGTTCTTGGTTGGTAGCTTGGTTATTATTATTGTTGTTGTTTGGTTCTGGAGTGGGCGTTGGAGCTGGAGTTGGTTCAGCAGGTGTTTGGTTAGCGCTGTTTAAGTCAGCCACCCACCGTGCTTGTCCAGCATAGTTATCGTAGTGTAACCACTTGTAACCATCGGCTTCTCGAGTACCGTTGTAGTAAATGGTATCACCGGCCTGTAATTGACCGGTAATTCCAGCGCTCAAACTAGCGTTATCCCGCACGTTTTGGGTGCCACTTAACGTGTAACTACCGCTTTCTTGGGTCGTGCTCCCGTTGTTATTAGCTTGGTTTGAATCACCTTGGTTGGTATTGCCGTGATCCTGGTTGTTGTCAGTGTTTGGTTGATTATTCGTTTCTGGGTTTGTAGCTGGAACATCAGCGTTAGGACCAATTTGGGCTGCATATTGGTAAGCACCATTGCTTCCCTTAAACCGCATCCACGTGTAACCATCGTTATCAGCTAATCCATCGTAATGAATCTGTTGACCGGTGTAACCAGTCCCAACGATTGTTCCTGATAGGCTTGGCGTATTCCGCAGGTTAACGTCTGAGTTAAACGTCCACGTCCCGTTAGCAGCAACAACCTTGGTGGAGTTATTATCAGGATTAGTTGGAACCGTTGATGGGTTATCCAAGTTTTGGTCAAACCGAGATAAGTTGTTAGATTGGATAACATTAATTAAGGTATTTGCATACGTTGGTGACGTTGCATACCCGTCATTTTGTAACATCCAAGCTACTTGTGAGTAATCACGGTTTCCCAATAAGTTTGCGTAGCGAGAGTTTTGGTATAAGAAAGCTCCGTGATCTTGGATACTTTCCGCAAAACTTGGGTAAGCTCGGAAGTGATCTTGAATGGTTACGTAGTGACCGTTAATCCATTCTTGGGTTTGAACCGTCACTGATTGGCCGTTGTAAGATCCCTTAATTCCAAAGAGGTTGTTTCCTGGAGCAGCTTGTCCCCAGGCACTTTCTACAATTGCCTGTGAAATGGAGATACTTGGTAACACACCGTACTTCTTCCAAGTTTCAAGGGCTCCGGCAGAAAGTGAGTTAATGAAGTCAGTATGACTAGTTGTAGCACTGGCTAACTGAGCAACCCAGCGATCCTTACTTTCATAATTCGTGTAGTGCAACCACGTGTAACCATCCGCTTGAACTTTTCCATCGTAGTTAATGGTATCACCGGCCTGTAATTGACCAGTGATATTCCCAGCTAGGCTCGGCGTGTCCCGCACATTTTGTTCTGCAGAAGGAGTGTAGGAACCCGCTTCCTTCGTCATGTTATCAGTAGATAAGTTTTGCGCTGCACCTTGAACAGCTAAGTTAACTAACCGAACATCCTTTTGTTGGTTCTCAGATCGGGCTTCGTCATCAGTTTTAGTTTGTTCATTAATTTTAGCTGTAGCAGTGGTTGCTTGGGCTTGATCAGCAGATTGAACTTGCTTAGCATCAGTTGCTTGCAGCTTATCTTGTTGATCAGTAGCAACCGGTTGAGCATCAGCTTTGGTTGCAACACTTGCTTGAGCAGGTGCTACAGTAGTCTTTTCTTCCTTCTGAGTGGTTGCGATTTGGTCAGCAGCAGGAGCCACCGGTTGATCGTTCGTTTCCTTCGCAACAGATGCAGAAGCCTTTGCATCCGGTTGGTCAGCAGTTGCTACCTTTTGATCAGTAGTCTTGCTGGTAGCACCATTGCTAGCTTGTTTAGAAGTCGTGGTAGCGGACTTTACATCCTGAGCTGCTGATTGATCTGCCTTGGAATCAGTTTGAGTTGCAGCTTTAGAATCGTCTGCATTTGGAGCTGCCAGCTCAGTGGCTTGGGCGGTTCCCGTTTGATCAGTTGTTGCTGCCGGAGTTTGATCAGTAGCTACTGGCTTTGCGTCAGCAGTTTGCTTTTGTTCAGCCGTCGTTGCTGATTGAGAAGCGGTTTGCTCATCAGCAGTTGCTTGAGTTGGTTGGTCATTAGTTTTTTGATCGTTAGTAGTTTGCGCAGTAGCTACCGCAACGGGAGCGGAAGATTGAACATCCGCATGCGTTGGGTTACCCACTGCAAAGAGGGCCGTCGAAGCAAAGGTTAGCCCCATGGCAATCTTAAGCCAGCCATGTTTTGACTTAGTCAGCTTAGCTCTGGTTTTAGTTTCCCCAGTGGCTAAAGCCATCTTATTGTGCGCCTTAGCATACTTCTTCATAGAATATAGGTCCTTTCGTAAATAGCTTTTTAATCATTAGTTTTTTTAGTTACCAATATCATTCTAGCATAAAAAAGACCCGTCTTTATTACGAGTCTTTTACATTTTAGAATAACCTTAGTTTTATTATTATCTTTATTTCCAATTCCAAGGATCCTGATGCCACTGAGTAAACTTTTCATACTGGGCGATACTAATCACATCTGTGTCCAATAACTGCTGAATTAATTGGGCGTAAGTTAAGAGGGGTGTAAACGGAATGTGGGCCGTCGCAAAGTTTTGCTCCGCATCGGGAAATCCATACGAAAAAATTGAAACAACGCCCGCCACCTGGTACCCCGCTTTTTGAACGGCCTGAGCGGCTTTAATGACACTCCCTCCGGTTGAAATCAAGTCGTCAATGAGAACCACCTGATCATTCTGACTAATTTTTCCTTCAATTTGTTTCCCAGTTCCATGATCCTTGGGCTTGGAGCGCACGTACACCATCGGCAGGTCTAACCGATCTGCAACTAAAGCAGCGTGGGGAATCCCTGCGGTAGCAACACCCCCAATGACCGTAGCATCTGGATATTGGGCGTGAATGAGCCGAGCTAGGGCATCCGCAATGTTACTTCGGAGCTTGGGGTAAGACACCGTCAACCGTAAATCTGTATAGATGGGAGAATGAATCCCACTCGCAAATTGGAAAGTCTGGTTTGCTTGTAGTTGCACGATCTGATCGTCAACTAACTGGTTTAAAATTTGAGTTTCAAGTTTCTTCATAATGATTATGCTCCTTTACTGTTTACTCCAAGCCTTCAGGTACCGATCGTAAGCCGGACCCGGCTCTGGACTCTGATTAATTGGGCGACCAACTACAATCGCCGTTGCCCCGTCATGACGAGCCGTTTGCGGAGTGGCCACTCGTTGTTGATCTCCGGCAGCATCACTTTGTAACCGAATGCCAGGGACGACGTATTCAAAATCTACGCCGACCTGATCTACCAACGCCGGTAATTCTAGCGCCGATGTAATTACCCCATCACAACCAGCTTGCTGAGCCAGATGTGCTAGTGAAACCACCTGGTCCGTCATATCTAACCGGCAGTTTTGTTCATTTTGTAATCCTGCTGGAGAGATGGAGGTTAATTCCGTGACTCCCAACAAATGGGGCACTGCGGCTCGGGCACGTTTGGCACCCGTAGTTAAACCCCGTTTGGCGGCTTGAATCATCGTAGCTCCTCCCAGTGTATGAATCGTCACGTAATTAACGCCAAGTTCTCCTAATTGTGAAAGAGCTCGCTCCACCGTATTGGGAATGTCAAACAGCTTGAGGTCGAGAAAAATTGCACAGCCTAGTTGCTGAATGGCCTTCACCACGGCTGGTCCATAGCGATAAAAGAGTTCCATCCCAATTTTCACCGTCAACTGCTCGGGATGCGGAAACTGCTTTAAAAAGGTTTCTACTTCTGCTTGCGTTTGAAAATCGAGGGCAATCATCAACGGGTGTTTCGGTTGCGAGTTCGTCATTAGTACCTCCCATGGTGGCTGGGTTCAAAAAAGTCCAAATAAAAAGAGCCTTCCCCTTGGTAGAGAAAGCCCCTGGTTACTGGTTAATTAACTTGTGATTTAATCTGGCTTCTCTGAACCATTTAATTAGTTTATCGCATTATAATATAAAAACGGACGTTGTACAAACCAAATCTTTGTGGCACACTAAATAAAAAAACAAATAATTGGGATCCGTGAATTCCAGTTTGGAGGATTAGTATGACAGATACGCAGCAACCGCACGCTCCCATGACAGCCAATCAGAAATTAGTTTTATTTTCCGCTAGTTCTGGTTTTGGTCTGGAAAACATGGACGTGCTTTTTCTTTCCTTTACCCTGAGTTCCATCATTACCACTATGCACGTGTCACCTGGAGCAGCTGGGTTGATTGGAACCATTACCAACTGGGGGATGCTAATTGGTGGGATCTTGTTTGGAATGCTTGGTGATAAGTTGGGGCGGGTCAAAGTCTTTACCCATACCATCTTCGTCTTTGCTCTAGCAACCGCCCTAATGAGCATTGCCACTAACATCTATTGGATTTACCTTTTCCGGTTGCTTGCTGGAATTGGAGCCGGTGGTGAATACGGAATTGGGATTACTTTGATTGCGGAAGCTTTTCCCAAACGCAACCTCGGCAAGCTCTCCTCCATCGCTGCCATCGGGGGCCAAATTGGAGCAGTGGCAGCTGCCGTTTTAGCTGCCCTTGTGATTCCGCGGTTTGGCTGGCACGCTCTGTATCTCTTTGGCCTCTTACCAATTGCGCTGGTCTTTCTAGTACGGAGGAATTTAAAGGAATCACCTGCCTTTCTCGCCGAACACCAGCGCCAGACCATGTCGCCACTAACGGCCATTCACCGCTACATGTTTGCTAATGCCAAGACCACCTGGACGACGATCGGTCTCATGATTATGACCACGGTTCAAATCGCTGGCTACTTTGGGTTAATGAACTGGTTACCAACGATTGTCCAAAAGCAAAGTCATCTTAACGTGGCGGGGTCTTCGTTATGGATGCTAGCAACTATCGGAGGCATGAGCGTGGGAATGCTAACCTTTGGGACCTTCCTCGATTGGCTGGGTCCTCGGTTAGCCTTTGGCATTTTCTTACTGGCTTCGGCTGGACTAGTTTATAGTATTGCCCTCGCACACTCCACCGGTCTCTTGTTAATCATCGGGGCCATTGTTGGCTTCTTTTCCAACGGGATGTATGGTGGCTACGGAGCGGTTGTCAGTCAACTCTATCCAACGGCAGTCCGTTCCAGTGCCAACAATATTATTGTTGGGGTGGGGCGAGCCGTAGGGGGCATGTCTTCCCTAGTAATCGGATTATTAATGGAACACTTTAACTTAATCGTCGTCATGCTGTTCCTCTCGGTACTCTACCTGATTAGCTTCGTCACAATGCTGACCATTCCAGGGCTCAAACAAAAAGCTTAAAAAAAGGTCATCCCACACTGGAGATGGCCTTTTAATATTTTCGCACCGTGGGCGGTGTGTAGTTGTTAATAAAATCAGTAATTTGTGGGAGGGACTGGGCAAAACACAGTTTAGCTCGATCCGCGGCCGTTAAGAATTCGTTTTGCACCATGGCACTAATCATTTCCCGTAAAGGTGCGTAATAGTTGTTGACGTTATACAGAATGCAAGGGTTGGGATTGGCCCCGATTCTCGTCCAAGAATAGGCTTCCACAATTTCTTCCAGCGTCCCTGGTCCTCCCGGTAAGGCGATGCAAGCATCCGCCGCTTCCAACATCCGTTGCTTTCGCACGGACATATTCTGAACCACCTGCAAATTATGCAGGATTTTTAAGGCTGCTCCCCGCTCAACCAGTGCTCTGGGCATGATCCCCAGCACTTCCCCACCGTCATCTAACACGGTTTGGGCAAACAGACCCATCAGACCAACGCCACCTCCACCATAGACCAGGGTTAGCTTGTTTTTTACAAGCCAATGAGCCAATTCCACCGTGGTCGCTTGATATTCCGGTTGATTACCGGGGGCTGCCCCACAGTACACCGCAACTGCTTTAATTTTCATAATGGACGTCCTTTCCGGTCTCCCATGTGGTTAGCTCAGAGATAGCTGGCCGGTGGCAACCGTGACAACGGCTCCAACTGCCGCTAACGTAATCAAAAGCATTAACCCAATTTCTCGTTTCGATAAGTCCCGGTGCTGTTCTTTAGCAGCACGTATGTAGAAAACAAAGCCCAGTACATACGCAATCGTACATAACCACAGATACTGCAAACCGGCCAAAGTAATCCCAATCACTTCAAAGCCCAAGGCCACCATGCCGGGAAGCATCAAGCCAAGCGAGCGCCGGTGCCATCCCACCTTCACCTGAAATGCTGCCACAAGGGCGTAACAAACCACAATTGCCGCCGTACACAAAGAAATGGCAAAGTTATAGGCTTGGGTGGAAAATAACAGTGAGATTAAAAAGAGTTGCAGGAGAATCTGAGTCATCCACAAAGCGTGCGCCGGTGAATTCTTCTGGTTCATCACCCCAAACCAGTGGGGCAACAGTCCCTTCTCTGCCATCTGAGTGGTAGCCTCGACCGGCAACATCGTCCAGGATAACCACGCTCCCGTAATCGTGATGATTAAAGAGATGCTTACCAGAGCACCCCCTACCGGACCAATCATATCCTGTACGACATAGGTAAGGGCAGGATTACTGACGTGGGCTAACTGAGCTTGGGTGAGATAACCATACGGTAACATCGAAATCACCACGTTCAGCGTTAAAAGGGCTAAAAAACCGATGATGGTGGCTTTACTGGCATCCGAACGTTTCCGTGCCCGATCGGTCATCATCGTGGCTCCCTCGATTCCAACAAACACCCACATCATGGTAATGATACACCCCTTGAGTTGGGTAAAAATTCCCTGCGCCGTGGCTGGGTAATAACGGAAGTTCTGCGTAAAGTTGGCCCAGAAATGCGCCGTAAACACTCCGGTCTTAAACAGAACGATCCCCAGCAGGATAAAGGCGACCAGCGGAATTAGTTTTAAAATGGTAATAATTACATTAATTGAAGTGGCCAGCTCAATTCCATTAATTACTAATAAAGTGAGGGCCCAGGAAATACCGGAGGCCGTCACGACTGCCGCAACCGAATTGCCACTGCGAAAATTCGGTACAAAGTACCCAATCGCAGACATCATCATGGTGGCAAAAGCAACACTGCCGACCCAGGATGAGAGCCAGTAACCCCACCCAGACAGAAAACCAGCAAAATTACCAAATCCCGTTTGGGCGTACTCAACCATCCCGTTCAGCTCCGGCTGGGTTTCATTCAAGGACTTAAAACTCCAGGTGAGTCCCAAAATTCCAATGCCAACAATCAACCAGGCTACCAAGGCGGGTCCTGGCGTCGAAACGGCTGCTAACTGAGCACTTGCGTTATAGATACCGGCTCCAATCGCCGCACTAATCACCAACATGATGAGGCCGACGAGTGACACTCCGGGTTGTTTTTGTTTCAACAATTCCGCTTCCTTTCAAATTCGTAAAATTCAGAATAACCTTTATTATACCGAAGTTAGACCCGAGTTTAAAATAGGGAAACTTCAATCAATTTCTGCTTAACTAAAAAACGCTCCTCAATTGAGGAGCGTTTTTGCTTATTGCTGAATTCGATCTTCGTGTCGTTGTGTATATTGTAAAAGATAAATGGCGATAATTACCATGATGGCTCCCACCACTTCGGCTAAACTCAGTGCTTCTTTAAAGAAAATCACACTCAAAATGAAGGTCGATACGGGTTGTAAGGCATCCATCAAACTAATGTTTTCAGATGACGTAAACCGAGAAGCGTAGATTAAGGTGGAGAAGGTTAGTAACGTTCCAAAGAAGATAATTCCTAAGACTCCTAACACTGCACCTGCACTCAACGGCGGCACATTCTTCCACACCGGATGGTTTAGGTTAAAGGCCAAGCTGGCAATTAACGTTCCCCATCCCATCACCACGATGGGTGGATTAGTTTTACCTAGGGGACGAGGAAGCACCACGTATAACGCCGCTGTCACTCCAGTTACTAATCCCCAGAGAAAGGAATCCAATGGAATGGATAACTGGCTCAAATCACCCTTAGTAATTGAAAGCACTACCCCGATGATGGCAATCACAAAGACCACTAAATCCATCTTGACCGGTTTTCTGTGTTCAAAGATAAATCCCCCAATTACGATGAATAGGGGAGCGAGGTACTGCAAAATGGTCGTGGCAGCTGCATTCCCCGTTTGAATACTAACGTAGAAACTCCCCATGTTAGCCGCTAATCCAAATAATCCGTAACAGATTAAAATTCCAATTGACTTCCAACTCTTAAAAATATCAAAAATTCGGCCCCGATAAATGATGGCACTGGCCAGAATTAAAATTAAGCCCGCCCCAGTTGTCCGCGCCGACAAAAACCAATCCGCCGGGATGGCTTCGTTTTGGGAAACAAACTGGGTAATGACTCCGGCAATTCCCCAGGAAACGGAGGCGAGTCCTGCCAGTAAAATTCCCTTCATGTTGTTGCTGAGTTTGCGATACCATGTAAACATTCATTTTCCCCTTATCGTGTTTATAGTTCTTCTAGTTTGGTCTGAGCGCGTGCCAAGACCTCCGCGGAAACCGTTGCCGGTAAAAAGCGCGCCATCGGTTGATACTGATGTCGTTTTTTAAACGGCACGTCAGTGGCAGCCACAATGGCAATCCGCATGTGATTCTCAGTTATAAAAATCTGACCCAGACCCTGGTAGTGACCCTTGGTGTGTTTGCCAATCCGCCACTCATGAAGTTTAAACTGCCCAGTCTGATCCGTTTTAATTTTGTACAGTCCGTTTTCCGTTTGCGCCACCGGCACACCCACGAAACGTAAAACCTTGTACTGTTGCGCCATAATTTACTCCGTCATGCGGGCGGCTTGATCTGCCTTGCGCCGGTAATTTTGCAAAATATAGATGGCAATGATAACCAGAACGGAGCCCACGATTTCCATGAAACTAATCTGGGTGTGCAAGAAGATGATACTCAATGCAAAGGTCATCACGGGTTGCACCGCATCTACCAGACTGACGTCTTCTGAGCTGGCAAAGTGCATACTGTGCAATAAGCAGGCAAACGGTAGGACCGTTCCAAAGATCACAATGGCCGCGATCCCCAGAACACTCCCGGTCGTTAGGTGGGGCACGTTTTCCCAGACTGGTTGGTGCAGGTTAAAGAAGAAACCGGCAATCAACGTTCCCCAACCAAGCACCGTTAACGGTGAGTTCTTTTCCATTAAAGGCCGTGGAATCACCACGTAACAAGCGGCGGTAATCCCAGAGATAATTCCCCAAAATAACGAAACCGGGGGAATCGATAGTTGACTGATGTCTCCCTTGGTAATCGAGAGCACCACTCCAACCAAGGCGATTACAAAGACCAAGATGTCCACCTTATTGGGGATTTTGTGCTTAAAGATGAAACCTCCCAACAAGATGAACAGCGGTGCCAGGTACTGCAAGATGGTTGCAGAAGCTGCATTTCCCGTTTGAACACTTAAAAAGAACGACAACAGGTTGGCACCTAGTCCTAAAATGGCATACCCAAAGATTAACAGGATCGAGTGAACGTCCCGGAAGACGCCAAAGATCTTGCCCCGGTATAAAATTGCACTGATAAACAGCAAAATCACTCCCGAAAAGAGCGTTCGCACCGACAAAAACCATGGCGCCGGGATGTTAGCGTTCTGCGAGACAAACTGGAGAATTGTTCCAGAAATCCCCCAAAAGGCGGACGCGAGGGTGGCCCAAAAGATTCCCTTCATAATGTTTTGGTGTTTTGCTTGTGGTTGTTTTTCCATGCTAATTCCCCTTCAACCTTAAAATTTCCAATACTTTTATCATACGCTTTTTTCGCCCAAATTGCTGGATTCATTAGACAAAAAATAAGCCCCGCCGAAGCAAGACTTATTTTTAGTTATTCTGCATCCGCTTCAGAAGTTTTCTGCTGCGAAGTAGGAGTTGGATACGTTAATTTAACTGCTGCAGGCATCAGCACTGGCAGAATGATGACTAAGATCAAGAGCCCCACAATCACAGCAATGGCCACTTGAATCAGAGTCAAGACTCCAGATGGAATCAAGGCCGCAAAGGTCCCACCTAAAATCAAGGCCGCCGAGAGCACTACGACCCCAATAAATTTCGAGGACTCAATGATCCGTTCAGCAGGACTAGCACCTGGAACCGTCTGGTACTTCCGCATCAAGAAGATGCTGTAGTCCACTCCAAGGGCAATGATCATGATGAAGGCAAAGAACGGTGTGTTCCAAGTCAACATGGTCCGACCAAGAACTAACGTACTAATCCACCGGGTAATCATCAAGGAAGAGAAGTAAGCTAACAACAGCGTTCCTTCAATGTAAAGCGGTTGTAAGATGGACCGGGTTACAAAGATTAGCGCAACTAGGATTCCAACTAACATAATGACTGCCGTCCGGAAGAAGTCTCCAGATGCAATCGTTTGGGTATCAGAAATCAAAGCACTTTGCCCGTTAACGGCAACCGTTGCCTTTGAAAGGTCACTCCCCTTCAGGTTTTGTTTAACCTGATTTTGAATGTCATTAACGGTCTTCATGGCCTGGGCACTCGATGGGTTCTGGTTTAAGACGACCGTAATCTTCGTGATTTTTTCGTTTCCAGACAGGTAGTTATTGACCGCCTGCTTAAATTCGCCACTGTTCAAGACTTGGTCGGGAATAAAGAAGGTTTGCCCGGCTGCCGAACCCTGAACGGAAGTCAGGTAGTCGTTGGCCTGCCCCACTCCACCAGAGATTTGGCTTAAGCCTTGTTGGGCCTTTTCGGTTTGGGCCTGGAGAGCTTTGAGTTGTTCTCCCAGCGTCTGGGCGTTGTTGCCAATGCTTTGCGTGTCGCTGGCAATTCCATTCAGTTGCCCGCTGACGTTACTTTGACTTGCTTGCGCCTGTTGCAAAGCTCCAGCAATGATTTGTAACTGCGCCTGGTTCAACGGTGAACCCATGGCCGTAGCTTTTTGCTGCATAGCAGCAACGACTTGGTCCCCAGTCATCTGGTTGCCTGCCGTCGACTGAATCGTTTGTAACTTTTGACCAATATCCTGAGCCGATTCGCCGATGGCCTTTAATTGGTCAGCGTTAAAGCCTTGACCACCACCCCCGGCTTGAATCTGTTGTAATCCTTGCCCGGCTTGGTTCATCTTCCCCGTCAGGGTTTGAAGTTGATCGTTAAGGTACAGTTGCTTGATTGGTTGCCCGCTGGGTTGGGTAACCGAAGCAACAGTAGCGACGTCCTTACGACTCCGCAACTGATTAGTAATCTCATCAATCTTCATTAAATCAGCCTGATTCTTCAACGAATGATCAGACTTAATGTAAATCGTGGACGGTTCAGCCGTCCCCTTCGTAAAGTGCTTTTCAACCACGTTCAGTCCTTGCTTAGACGGAATTTGATTGTTTAATTCTGCCGAAGTGTCATAACTCAGGTTACCGTGTCCAAAGAAAATTAATGGCAAGAGCACGACTAGTACAATCACTACGGCTGGCACCGCAAACTGAACGGAGCGCTTGGAAAGCCAACCCCAGAGTCGGCTGTTTTGCGCCTGGGCCCCCAAATTCTTGTTGGGCCAGTACATTTTTGGTCCCAATACGGCCATGAAGAATGGGTTCAAAGTCAAGAGCACGAGCAGTAACACGATGACTCCTACGGCCACCGCAAATCCAGACCGGTACACGGAGAACTTCGCTAACCCAAGGGCCGCAAATCCAATTAACACGGAAATTCCGCTATCTAGGATGGTTCGTCCCGCTACCTTCCGGGCTGCCACCGTAGCTTTAACTTGATCCATCCCCTTGGCCAAGTTTTCCTTAAACTGGTTATACAACAGGATGTTGTAGTCAGTCCCAATTCCAAACAAGACCACCACAATGAAAACCTGAGTAAAGTTTGAAAGTGGAAAGTTAAAGTATTTCACGAGGTTCATAACCACGCTGAGGGAGACAATAAAGGAAACCCCCACGGTCAGTAAGGAAATCAACGGCACAATTGGGGACCGGAAGACGAGAATTAACACAATCAAAATGAAGATAGTGGCAATAATTTCAGTCTTCTTAATTCCCGATACCATTGAGAGCCGCATGTCATCGTTTAGGACGTCTGCTCCGGTTACATATGAGCGAACCCCACTAACCTTGCCGCCATCCTTCAGTTTTTGGTTCATCTTTTCAACCGAATCATGCTTCGAAACGTTGAGCTGGACGATTTCGGTTGATTTATCCTTCGACAGCAGCTGTTTCTTAGCTACCGGCGTATTCGTAATCGACGTGACGCTCTTAATTCCGTAATCGTCAGATTTTTGTTCTAAATGATGCACTCGTTGGTCAATTCGTTGTTGTTGCCCCTTGGTAATTGGCTGATCGCCATTGTTATATACCAAGACCACCTGACGGGTGTTACTAATGTGGCGTCCCCAGTGCTTTTGCATGTTGCTAGCCACTTGACTCTGCATGTTCGCCGGGATCTTAGTTTGCCCCTTTTCGGCCTGCAAACTTCCCGTATTCGGAAGAAAGAGAACCGCAGCTAAGACAGCGATGAGCCACAGTAGCGCAATGCCACTGTATTTCTTAACAAACTTATTCATCGTGAAGCTCCTCCTGTTGATTTTTTGTCAACGATAGTAGTTGAAATGGCGCCATTTGTTGCAAATTGGCAATGATCTCGGCCACCACGATTGGGGGCTCTGGGTGTGGTTTTTTAATCCAGTACACAATC includes:
- a CDS encoding SH3 domain-containing protein, coding for MKKYAKAHNKMALATGETKTRAKLTKSKHGWLKIAMGLTFASTALFAVGNPTHADVQSSAPVAVATAQTTNDQKTNDQPTQATADEQTASQSATTAEQKQTADAKPVATDQTPAATTDQTGTAQATELAAPNADDSKAATQTDSKADQSAAQDVKSATTTSKQASNGATSKTTDQKVATADQPDAKASASVAKETNDQPVAPAADQIATTQKEEKTTVAPAQASVATKADAQPVATDQQDKLQATDAKQVQSADQAQATTATAKINEQTKTDDEARSENQQKDVRLVNLAVQGAAQNLSTDNMTKEAGSYTPSAEQNVRDTPSLAGNITGQLQAGDTINYDGKVQADGYTWLHYTNYESKDRWVAQLASATTSHTDFINSLSAGALETWKKYGVLPSISISQAIVESAWGQAAPGNNLFGIKGSYNGQSVTVQTQEWINGHYVTIQDHFRAYPSFAESIQDHGAFLYQNSRYANLLGNRDYSQVAWMLQNDGYATSPTYANTLINVIQSNNLSRFDQNLDNPSTVPTNPDNNSTKVVAANGTWTFNSDVNLRNTPSLSGTIVGTGYTGQQIHYDGLADNDGYTWMRFKGSNGAYQYAAQIGPNADVPATNPETNNQPNTDNNQDHGNTNQGDSNQANNNGSTTQESGSYTLSGTQNVRDNASLSAGITGQLQAGDTIYYNGTREADGYKWLHYDNYAGQARWVADLNSANQTPAEPTPAPTPTPEPNNNNNNNQATNQERGSYTLSGTQNVRNDASLSAGVTGQLQAGDTIYYDGTRDSDGYKWLHYNNYAGQDRWVADLNSTSQPEAQPTPAPSENKQTTNNDQESGSYTLSGTQNVRNDASLSAGVTGQLQAGDTIYYNGTREADGYKWLHYDNYAGQARWVADLNGGSQATAAPVPTTPANNDSGDGATVKVNGTYTVHYEQNVRTDASLSAGVTGQLQAGDTINYDAIKEANGYKWLHYINFAGADRWIAQL
- the pyrE gene encoding orotate phosphoribosyltransferase encodes the protein MKKLETQILNQLVDDQIVQLQANQTFQFASGIHSPIYTDLRLTVSYPKLRSNIADALARLIHAQYPDATVIGGVATAGIPHAALVADRLDLPMVYVRSKPKDHGTGKQIEGKISQNDQVVLIDDLISTGGSVIKAAQAVQKAGYQVAGVVSIFSYGFPDAEQNFATAHIPFTPLLTYAQLIQQLLDTDVISIAQYEKFTQWHQDPWNWK
- a CDS encoding MFS transporter, whose amino-acid sequence is MTDTQQPHAPMTANQKLVLFSASSGFGLENMDVLFLSFTLSSIITTMHVSPGAAGLIGTITNWGMLIGGILFGMLGDKLGRVKVFTHTIFVFALATALMSIATNIYWIYLFRLLAGIGAGGEYGIGITLIAEAFPKRNLGKLSSIAAIGGQIGAVAAAVLAALVIPRFGWHALYLFGLLPIALVFLVRRNLKESPAFLAEHQRQTMSPLTAIHRYMFANAKTTWTTIGLMIMTTVQIAGYFGLMNWLPTIVQKQSHLNVAGSSLWMLATIGGMSVGMLTFGTFLDWLGPRLAFGIFLLASAGLVYSIALAHSTGLLLIIGAIVGFFSNGMYGGYGAVVSQLYPTAVRSSANNIIVGVGRAVGGMSSLVIGLLMEHFNLIVVMLFLSVLYLISFVTMLTIPGLKQKA
- the pyrF gene encoding orotidine-5'-phosphate decarboxylase, which codes for MTNSQPKHPLMIALDFQTQAEVETFLKQFPHPEQLTVKIGMELFYRYGPAVVKAIQQLGCAIFLDLKLFDIPNTVERALSQLGELGVNYVTIHTLGGATMIQAAKRGLTTGAKRARAAVPHLLGVTELTSISPAGLQNEQNCRLDMTDQVVSLAHLAQQAGCDGVITSALELPALVDQVGVDFEYVVPGIRLQSDAAGDQQRVATPQTARHDGATAIVVGRPINQSPEPGPAYDRYLKAWSKQ